The proteins below come from a single Acidobacteriota bacterium genomic window:
- a CDS encoding arylsulfatase → MTKPMPWILLMAIVLLGCAAGEEVEAPEAQRPPNVVLIVADDLGWRDVSFNGGDIATPNIDRIATEGVRLDRFYVAPICSPTRAGLMTGRHPIRYGMMRGVVMGYHDYGLDPEATIVPQVLAEAGYEHRGLVGKWHLGLSRREYHPLERGFTRFVGHLGWGFDYFTHERYGEVDWFHDEESVDEPGYSTDLISEHAVRFVREHAGGEAPFFLFVPYNAPHSPFEAKEEDLPLYEGLEPVAIEAVVGAGVPPEKYEWFGGHAMSRARLEDVEGRLRNRRITGAMVHAMDVGIGRILDALDEAGVADDTLVWFFSDNGGDTGIGDNRPFRGSKGNVFEGGIRVAAAARWPAGGVSGGSAVSAPLNYLDVMPTLMEAAAASDPVDLELDGRDALPALRGVEVAGDRDFYSYCAQLSSEREQLMAMEGDWKLIVIGPEPLDRAALAESQTMLFHLGEDPGERNDLSAEHPEIVERLTGKALAFRALQPDEHVPIFWEGRDGFVAPERWRFAE, encoded by the coding sequence GTGACGAAGCCGATGCCGTGGATCCTGCTCATGGCCATCGTCCTGCTGGGCTGCGCGGCGGGCGAGGAGGTCGAGGCGCCGGAGGCGCAGCGGCCGCCAAACGTCGTGCTCATCGTCGCCGACGACCTGGGCTGGCGTGACGTCAGCTTCAACGGCGGCGACATCGCCACCCCCAACATCGACCGGATCGCCACGGAGGGCGTCAGGCTCGATCGCTTCTACGTGGCGCCCATCTGCTCGCCGACGCGCGCAGGCCTGATGACCGGCAGACATCCGATTCGCTACGGCATGATGCGCGGCGTCGTCATGGGGTACCACGACTACGGTCTCGATCCCGAGGCGACGATCGTGCCGCAGGTGCTTGCCGAGGCCGGCTACGAGCACAGGGGCCTCGTCGGCAAGTGGCATCTGGGTCTGTCGCGCCGGGAGTACCACCCCCTGGAACGTGGTTTCACGCGCTTCGTCGGCCACCTCGGCTGGGGCTTCGACTACTTCACGCACGAGCGCTACGGCGAGGTCGACTGGTTCCACGACGAGGAGTCGGTCGACGAGCCCGGCTACAGCACGGATCTGATCTCCGAGCACGCGGTGCGGTTCGTCCGCGAGCACGCCGGCGGCGAGGCGCCCTTCTTCCTGTTCGTGCCGTACAACGCGCCGCACTCACCCTTCGAGGCGAAGGAAGAGGATCTGCCGCTCTACGAGGGCCTCGAGCCGGTGGCGATCGAGGCGGTCGTCGGCGCGGGCGTGCCGCCGGAGAAGTACGAGTGGTTCGGGGGCCACGCGATGAGCCGGGCACGCCTCGAAGACGTGGAAGGCCGGCTCCGCAACCGCAGGATCACTGGCGCGATGGTCCACGCGATGGACGTCGGTATCGGCCGTATTCTCGATGCCCTGGACGAGGCCGGCGTGGCGGACGACACCCTGGTGTGGTTCTTCTCGGACAACGGCGGCGACACCGGCATCGGCGACAACCGCCCGTTCCGCGGCTCCAAGGGCAACGTCTTCGAAGGCGGCATCCGAGTGGCGGCGGCGGCCCGCTGGCCCGCCGGCGGCGTGAGTGGCGGGAGCGCCGTTTCCGCACCGCTGAACTACCTCGACGTCATGCCGACGCTCATGGAGGCAGCGGCCGCTTCGGATCCTGTCGATCTTGAACTGGACGGCCGCGATGCCCTGCCGGCGCTTCGGGGTGTCGAGGTCGCCGGCGACCGCGACTTCTACTCCTACTGCGCCCAGTTGAGCAGCGAGCGCGAGCAACTCATGGCGATGGAAGGCGACTGGAAGCTGATCGTCATCGGACCCGAGCCGCTCGACCGCGCGGCGCTCGCCGAGTCCCAGACCATGCTCTTTCACCTGGGCGAGGATCCCGGCGAGCGCAACGACCTGTCGGCCGAGCACCCGGAGATCGTCGAGCGTCTGACCGGGAAGGCGCTTGCCTTCCGCGCCCTGCAGCCCGACGAGCACGTGCCGATCTTCTGGGAGGGACGCGACGGTTTCGTCGCGCCGGAGAGGTGGCGGTTTGCGGAGTAA
- a CDS encoding N-acetylmuramoyl-L-alanine amidase, with amino-acid sequence MPLRRGIFLWARGLLAATLTLAPFSPAWPQADDEPETQILSHEDGLIVMGRQREPLPWARSSFGPLVALAPVVEVLGGELEIGPLGEAHTLQVAGREVVLGPLGRIVLVDGEMHSLSIRPWLEPEPELPEHLRPKDDEEDDGDADSGSPDAEEPEPELPPIELPPRHLYVPVDALVRAYPEEQGYRFDFDRRRGRLQVDRIGERRLAVEVDRVHDLGATTLVVTFSGRPRYRVDDYRGGVRLRLLSGVLEPRPRVRLNDPLVRWLEVRERSIDIGLAPRAEASEPYILGRPPRVQLVMDITRDRMRSTPRALSRRAEETGEFRIVLDPGHGGADTGVSSPDGVTEKDLVLEIARELGSHLADSLDARVVLTRTDDAEVALENRTAVANQRRADLFLSLHVSPDSPWAAGDGFQTYVLDPPPALFETADDEEEAPVDDDWGEPAGEDDPEPPEAGLRRNEQDATDFEEDTFDDLGAEAEDAQEIHVAVPALELWERAQDSQLERSRLLARLIQSHVSDVLEQPNRRVSRAPLRVLTGASMPAVLIELGSLGGDEEEEGTPLLDEFHRRELIEAIGRAIRLYRGVVAGAGADRAADGAGS; translated from the coding sequence GTGCCTCTTCGACGCGGCATCTTTTTGTGGGCCCGCGGGCTGCTGGCAGCCACGCTGACGCTCGCGCCGTTCTCGCCGGCGTGGCCGCAGGCTGACGACGAGCCGGAGACGCAGATTCTCTCGCATGAGGATGGGCTGATCGTGATGGGCCGGCAGCGGGAGCCGTTGCCCTGGGCTCGGTCCTCGTTCGGTCCGCTCGTGGCCCTGGCGCCGGTCGTGGAGGTGCTGGGAGGCGAGCTGGAGATCGGTCCTCTGGGCGAGGCGCACACGCTGCAGGTCGCCGGTCGCGAGGTGGTGCTCGGGCCGCTGGGCCGGATCGTTCTGGTCGACGGCGAGATGCACAGCCTGTCGATCAGGCCGTGGCTCGAACCGGAACCGGAACTCCCCGAGCATCTGCGCCCGAAGGACGACGAGGAGGACGACGGCGACGCGGATTCCGGGAGCCCCGACGCGGAAGAGCCGGAGCCCGAACTGCCGCCGATCGAGTTGCCTCCGCGTCATCTGTACGTCCCGGTCGACGCGCTGGTGCGCGCGTATCCGGAGGAGCAGGGATACCGGTTCGACTTCGACCGTCGGCGCGGGCGGCTGCAGGTCGACCGGATCGGCGAACGCCGGCTCGCGGTCGAGGTGGACCGCGTGCACGATCTCGGCGCGACGACGCTGGTCGTGACCTTCTCGGGTCGGCCCCGCTACCGCGTCGACGACTACCGTGGAGGCGTACGGCTCCGGCTCCTGAGCGGCGTCCTGGAGCCGCGGCCTCGCGTCCGGCTCAACGATCCGCTCGTGCGCTGGCTGGAAGTCCGCGAACGCTCGATCGATATCGGTCTGGCGCCAAGGGCGGAGGCGTCCGAGCCGTACATCCTCGGACGACCGCCCCGGGTTCAACTCGTCATGGACATCACCCGGGACCGGATGCGGAGCACACCCCGCGCCCTGTCGCGGCGAGCGGAGGAAACCGGCGAGTTCCGGATCGTCCTCGACCCGGGCCACGGGGGCGCCGACACCGGCGTTTCGTCGCCCGACGGCGTGACGGAGAAGGACCTTGTGCTCGAGATTGCGCGGGAACTCGGGTCGCACCTGGCGGACAGCCTGGACGCGCGGGTCGTGCTGACCCGGACCGACGACGCCGAGGTGGCGCTCGAGAACCGGACGGCGGTGGCCAACCAGCGCCGGGCCGATCTCTTCCTGTCCCTGCATGTGAGTCCGGATTCTCCGTGGGCCGCCGGGGACGGTTTTCAGACGTACGTCCTCGATCCGCCGCCGGCACTGTTCGAGACGGCCGACGACGAGGAGGAAGCGCCGGTCGACGACGATTGGGGCGAACCGGCCGGGGAGGACGATCCCGAACCGCCGGAAGCCGGCTTGCGACGGAACGAGCAAGACGCGACGGACTTTGAAGAGGATACGTTCGACGACCTGGGCGCCGAGGCGGAAGACGCGCAGGAGATTCACGTCGCCGTTCCTGCGCTCGAGCTTTGGGAGCGGGCGCAGGACAGCCAACTCGAGAGGAGCCGGCTGCTGGCGCGGCTGATCCAGAGCCATGTCAGCGACGTGCTCGAGCAGCCGAACCGCCGCGTTTCTCGAGCGCCGCTACGGGTGCTCACCGGCGCTTCGATGCCCGCGGTTCTGATCGAACTCGGTTCACTCGGTGGCGACGAGGAAGAGGAAGGAACACCGCTGCTCGACGAGTTCCACCGGCGCGAGCTGATCGAGGCGATCGGGCGGGCGATCCGCCTGTACCGTGGCGTCGTGGCCGGCGCCGGCGCCGACAGGGCCGCCGACGGGGCGGGGTCGTGA
- a CDS encoding GerMN domain-containing protein: MTRASSRVWPVVAIALLAGCGGSGENGDGDGEVELAAPGDDFLATLCFPTGLGLLRCEERSIPAEDSAEETAVVIIEALIAGPERVEAPDAIAGEPDDEDGDPTDPADPLDDVFPALPAGVRLLALEVLDNVAYVDLTMAEVGDGRGERAAAPRRSALVLERPAMGLTEELLAVYSVVNSLTANSLGIDRVVLMWNGEQRPTFAGHVDTTRPLMADLERNAEPSGGA, encoded by the coding sequence GTGACCCGCGCGTCGTCGCGCGTGTGGCCGGTCGTGGCCATCGCGTTGCTGGCCGGTTGCGGCGGCTCGGGCGAGAACGGCGACGGCGACGGCGAAGTGGAACTCGCGGCACCCGGGGACGACTTCCTGGCCACGCTGTGCTTTCCGACGGGACTCGGTTTGCTCCGCTGCGAGGAGCGGTCGATCCCCGCCGAAGACAGCGCGGAGGAAACGGCCGTCGTCATCATCGAAGCACTGATCGCAGGTCCGGAGCGGGTCGAGGCCCCTGACGCGATCGCGGGCGAACCAGATGACGAAGACGGCGATCCGACCGATCCGGCCGACCCGCTCGACGACGTGTTTCCGGCCTTGCCGGCCGGAGTCCGGCTCCTGGCGCTGGAAGTGCTCGACAACGTGGCGTACGTCGACCTGACGATGGCCGAAGTCGGTGACGGAAGGGGCGAACGAGCCGCCGCGCCGCGCCGCTCGGCACTGGTCCTGGAGCGCCCGGCGATGGGGCTGACGGAGGAACTCCTGGCCGTCTACAGCGTGGTGAACAGTCTGACCGCGAACAGCCTGGGCATCGACCGCGTCGTGCTGATGTGGAACGGAGAGCAGCGCCCGACCTTCGCCGGCCACGTCGACACGACCAGACCGCTGATGGCCGACCTGGAGCGGAACGCCGAGCCGTCCGGCGGCGCCTGA
- the murI gene encoding glutamate racemase: protein MSSPEPLIGVFDSGVGGLTVVAALRRRLPRASIVYLGDTARLPYGTKSRRTVLRYSQANVDFLERCGVDALVVACNTASAMALEDLGVRTPHWGVLEPGASAAVVAADRHVGVIATESTVRSGAYEQAIRRLDPGLRVSQQACPLLVPLVEEGWEEDEITERVVARYLKPLLRDRIDTLLLGCTHYPLLRGVLERACGPAVTLVDSAESTSREVERELGSGSGAGAGAGRSPSVRLFATDAGPRFAKLAERILGEPVALELIDVNGPDGQRQEVERR from the coding sequence GTGTCTTCTCCCGAACCCCTGATCGGCGTCTTCGACTCGGGAGTCGGCGGCCTCACCGTGGTCGCGGCCCTGCGCCGGCGCTTGCCGCGGGCATCCATCGTCTATCTTGGCGACACGGCGCGCCTGCCCTACGGCACGAAGTCGCGGCGGACGGTGCTGCGCTACTCCCAGGCGAACGTGGACTTCCTGGAGCGATGCGGGGTCGACGCCCTGGTCGTCGCCTGCAACACGGCGTCGGCGATGGCGCTCGAGGATCTCGGGGTACGGACTCCGCACTGGGGCGTGCTGGAGCCGGGCGCGTCGGCGGCCGTCGTCGCCGCGGACCGGCACGTCGGCGTGATCGCCACGGAATCGACCGTCCGGTCGGGTGCGTACGAGCAGGCGATTCGGCGCCTCGACCCGGGGTTGCGGGTCAGCCAACAGGCGTGTCCGCTGCTCGTGCCGCTGGTCGAGGAGGGTTGGGAGGAGGATGAGATCACCGAACGCGTCGTCGCCCGCTACCTCAAGCCCCTGCTGCGGGACCGGATCGATACCCTGCTCCTGGGCTGTACCCACTATCCGCTGCTGCGCGGGGTGCTCGAGCGCGCATGCGGCCCGGCGGTCACCCTGGTGGACTCGGCCGAGTCCACCAGCAGGGAGGTGGAGCGGGAGCTCGGCAGCGGGAGCGGTGCGGGCGCCGGCGCCGGCCGCTCGCCGAGTGTGAGACTCTTCGCCACCGACGCCGGTCCGCGATTTGCGAAACTCGCGGAGCGGATCTTGGGCGAACCCGTGGCCCTGGAGTTGATCGACGTGAACGGGCCGGACGGGCAACGGCAGGAGGTGGAGAGACGGTGA
- the rph gene encoding ribonuclease PH, which yields MTGTGRSGGFARSGGRSVSALRPAAIELDAMKYAEGSALIECGETRVLCSASVERRVPPFLVGKGRGWLTAEYAMLPRATLTRSRREVSRGRPSGRTAEIQRLIGRSLRSAVDLGKLPEVTIAVDCDVIQADGGTRTASITGAYVATVAALAKMLLEGDLKTWPLVHSVAAVSVGICEDELLLDLEYVEDRDAQVDLNVVATGEGNLIEVQGTAEGRVFTRPEFDSLLDLALAGIAELGKLQQRSLAARLAEVDEALERRRRGPAATKDEASVWDRPARS from the coding sequence GTGACTGGAACTGGACGGTCTGGCGGTTTCGCACGCAGCGGCGGACGATCCGTGTCGGCTCTGCGGCCGGCCGCGATCGAACTCGACGCGATGAAGTACGCGGAAGGTTCCGCGCTGATCGAGTGCGGCGAGACCCGGGTGCTCTGCTCGGCCAGCGTCGAGCGGCGGGTGCCGCCCTTCCTGGTTGGCAAGGGCCGCGGTTGGCTCACCGCCGAGTACGCCATGCTGCCGCGTGCGACGCTGACGCGTTCGAGGAGAGAAGTGTCACGCGGCCGACCGTCGGGTCGGACCGCGGAGATCCAGCGGTTGATCGGCCGGTCGCTCCGGTCCGCGGTCGACCTGGGCAAGCTCCCGGAAGTGACGATCGCCGTCGACTGCGACGTGATCCAGGCTGACGGCGGCACCCGGACGGCGTCGATCACCGGCGCCTACGTGGCGACGGTTGCCGCGCTGGCGAAGATGCTGCTGGAAGGCGATCTGAAGACGTGGCCGCTGGTTCACTCGGTGGCCGCGGTGTCGGTCGGCATCTGCGAAGACGAGCTGCTGCTCGATCTCGAATACGTCGAGGACCGGGACGCCCAGGTCGATCTGAACGTTGTGGCGACGGGCGAAGGCAACCTGATCGAGGTGCAGGGCACCGCGGAAGGCAGGGTGTTCACGCGGCCGGAGTTCGACAGTCTGCTCGATCTCGCCCTTGCCGGCATCGCCGAGCTGGGGAAGCTGCAGCAACGCTCCCTCGCGGCGCGGTTGGCCGAGGTGGACGAGGCCCTGGAACGCCGCCGGCGCGGGCCCGCGGCGACCAAGGACGAAGCGAGTGTCTGGGATCGCCCTGCCCGTTCGTAG
- a CDS encoding Mur ligase family protein — protein sequence MDIHLIAIGGTGMAPLACLLRDLGHEVRGSDGPLYPPTSELLAGAGIEPLVGYDPAHLEPRPDLVIVGNAVPRTNPEAVATEELGLPRLSMPEALDRFVLRDRRPLVVAGSHGKTTTTAMAAWVYSRAGADPGYLIGGAPIGLPSGFAIGGGPRFAIEGDEYNASYFDRGPKFWHYRPETVILTSLEHDHVDLYPDFEGLERAFRGLVERLPPTGLLIACADYPTVERLLPASPCRVVTYGVKTGDVRLAGPVESGENGVSFELEEEGRRQRVDLGVWGEHNALNAMAVWAAARADGLERDAVLDALATFRGVKRRLEVIGEAAGVVVIDDFAHHASEVAASLAALRQRFPGRRLVALFEPRSLSAGRRQFAADLASALASADRVFLAPVFHRERLGEKGFDPEEVAAEIERFGAVATAGASNDALLEKVLAEARTGDVLVTMSSGSFDGMPGRLQMALQDLPV from the coding sequence TTGGACATCCACCTGATCGCGATCGGCGGCACCGGCATGGCGCCGCTGGCCTGCCTGTTGCGCGATCTGGGCCACGAAGTCCGCGGATCCGACGGACCTTTGTACCCACCGACCAGCGAACTGCTGGCGGGCGCGGGGATCGAGCCCCTGGTCGGCTATGACCCGGCTCATCTGGAGCCGCGGCCGGACCTGGTCATCGTCGGCAACGCGGTGCCGCGCACGAACCCGGAGGCGGTGGCGACGGAGGAACTCGGCCTGCCTCGGCTGTCGATGCCCGAAGCGCTCGACCGATTCGTGCTCCGGGACCGCCGGCCGCTGGTCGTCGCCGGCAGCCACGGCAAGACGACCACGACGGCGATGGCGGCCTGGGTCTACTCCCGCGCCGGCGCGGATCCCGGCTATCTGATCGGCGGTGCGCCGATCGGCCTGCCGTCCGGATTCGCCATCGGCGGCGGTCCGCGCTTCGCGATCGAGGGCGACGAGTACAACGCCTCCTACTTCGACCGCGGGCCGAAGTTCTGGCACTACCGGCCGGAGACCGTGATCCTGACCAGCCTGGAGCACGACCACGTCGATCTCTATCCTGATTTCGAGGGCCTGGAGCGGGCCTTCCGCGGGCTGGTGGAGCGCCTGCCGCCGACGGGCCTCCTGATCGCCTGCGCGGACTATCCGACGGTGGAGCGGCTGCTGCCGGCGAGCCCGTGCCGGGTCGTGACCTACGGCGTGAAGACGGGCGACGTCCGGCTGGCCGGCCCGGTCGAGAGCGGCGAGAACGGCGTCTCCTTCGAACTGGAGGAGGAGGGCCGGCGGCAGCGGGTCGACCTCGGCGTCTGGGGCGAGCACAACGCACTGAACGCGATGGCGGTGTGGGCGGCTGCTCGCGCCGACGGACTGGAGCGGGACGCGGTCCTGGACGCGCTCGCCACGTTCCGCGGCGTCAAGCGGCGGCTCGAGGTGATCGGCGAGGCGGCCGGGGTGGTCGTGATCGACGACTTCGCCCATCACGCCTCGGAGGTCGCGGCCTCCCTCGCGGCGCTCCGGCAGCGCTTCCCCGGCCGCCGGCTGGTCGCCCTGTTCGAGCCGCGAAGCCTGAGTGCGGGTCGCCGTCAGTTCGCTGCCGACTTGGCGTCGGCTCTGGCGTCGGCGGACAGGGTGTTCCTGGCTCCTGTCTTCCACCGGGAACGTCTGGGCGAGAAGGGATTCGACCCGGAAGAGGTGGCCGCGGAGATCGAACGCTTCGGTGCGGTGGCTACGGCCGGCGCGTCGAACGATGCCCTCTTGGAGAAGGTGCTCGCCGAGGCCCGGACCGGCGACGTCCTGGTCACCATGTCGTCAGGATCCTTCGACGGCATGCCCGGTCGCCTACAGATGGCTCTCCAGGATCTGCCTGTCTAA
- the ftcD gene encoding glutamate formimidoyltransferase translates to MTRLECVPNISEGRRRDVIDGCVEAASTRGVRVLDVSSDPDHNRTVLTLLGEGGDLVAAVTGLAAAAIRHIDVSRHRGVHPFLGALDVAPFVPLEATQMPAAVGAAHQCADALAGLDLPVLFYGQAASAPGRAALADHRRGGLARLADRMATGDWPPDRGPNRPHPTGGATCVGARPPLVAFNLLLDTDELAAAKRIAASLRESGGGPPGVRALGLYLESRAQAQVSVNLTDCDRTSLLDVVRRADELAAAAGVRVVETELVGLAPRRVLAAGGAAALRLPGSLDRQILESHL, encoded by the coding sequence ATGACCCGACTGGAGTGCGTGCCGAACATCAGCGAGGGGCGGCGCCGGGACGTCATCGACGGCTGCGTGGAGGCAGCCTCGACGCGCGGCGTGCGGGTGCTCGACGTGTCTTCGGACCCGGACCACAACCGGACCGTGCTGACGCTGCTGGGCGAGGGTGGCGATCTGGTGGCGGCGGTCACCGGTCTCGCGGCCGCGGCGATTCGGCACATCGATGTGAGCCGGCATCGCGGAGTTCACCCATTTCTCGGCGCGCTCGACGTCGCGCCCTTCGTGCCCCTGGAGGCGACCCAGATGCCCGCGGCGGTCGGCGCGGCCCACCAATGCGCGGACGCGCTGGCAGGTCTCGACCTGCCGGTCCTCTTCTACGGCCAGGCGGCCTCGGCCCCCGGGCGTGCCGCGCTCGCGGACCATCGCAGGGGCGGCCTCGCGCGGCTGGCCGATCGCATGGCGACCGGCGATTGGCCGCCGGATCGCGGGCCGAACCGGCCGCACCCGACCGGGGGCGCGACGTGCGTCGGCGCCCGGCCACCGCTGGTCGCCTTCAACCTGCTGCTCGACACGGACGAACTCGCCGCGGCGAAGCGGATTGCGGCGTCGCTCCGGGAGTCGGGCGGCGGACCGCCGGGCGTGCGGGCTCTCGGTCTCTATCTCGAAAGCCGCGCGCAGGCGCAGGTCAGCGTGAACCTGACAGACTGCGACCGGACATCGCTGCTTGACGTCGTCCGGAGAGCCGACGAGCTGGCGGCCGCGGCCGGTGTGCGCGTGGTCGAAACGGAACTCGTCGGACTGGCGCCGCGCCGTGTATTGGCGGCGGGCGGTGCGGCGGCGCTTCGATTGCCCGGGTCGTTAGACAGGCAGATCCTGGAGAGCCATCTGTAG
- a CDS encoding protein phosphatase 2C domain-containing protein — MHSSMIEGRDFAAATMIGARKRQEDDWSVQVMSDDGTDEPVLLAAVADGMGGLPAGDRASRITIRAFVSNFGLIAKPPTERLRPALVRSNGEMAAAIEDDPSLRGMGSTLVAALFFEDRFRWLSVGDSLVFHWRAGELRRINPLHTYGRELDARAARGEISAVRAALHPDRAAITSAVMGRPLADVAEDELDLAAGDVVILASDGVETLSSEEIAAVCGTHGTSGASGIAGAIIRRIEQRAIPWQDNATVVVVCPRWPANQGEGAAAEVD, encoded by the coding sequence ATGCACTCGAGCATGATCGAAGGCCGCGACTTCGCGGCGGCCACCATGATCGGTGCGCGCAAGCGCCAGGAGGACGACTGGAGCGTCCAGGTCATGTCGGACGATGGGACCGACGAACCGGTGTTGCTCGCCGCAGTCGCCGACGGCATGGGGGGCCTGCCTGCGGGCGACCGGGCGAGCCGGATCACGATCCGGGCCTTCGTCAGCAACTTCGGGCTCATCGCGAAGCCGCCCACCGAGCGCTTGCGCCCTGCGCTCGTCCGCTCGAACGGAGAGATGGCGGCTGCGATCGAGGACGATCCGTCGCTTCGGGGCATGGGCTCGACCCTGGTGGCCGCGCTGTTCTTCGAAGACCGGTTTCGCTGGCTCAGCGTCGGCGACTCGCTCGTCTTCCACTGGCGCGCCGGCGAGCTGAGAAGGATCAACCCGCTCCACACCTACGGGCGGGAACTCGATGCCCGGGCCGCGCGCGGCGAGATCAGCGCGGTCCGCGCCGCCCTCCATCCCGATCGGGCCGCGATCACCAGCGCCGTGATGGGCCGGCCGCTCGCCGACGTGGCCGAGGACGAACTCGACCTGGCAGCGGGCGATGTCGTCATCCTCGCGAGCGACGGCGTCGAGACGCTGTCCAGCGAGGAGATAGCCGCCGTCTGCGGCACGCACGGAACGTCGGGCGCTTCGGGGATCGCCGGGGCGATCATCCGGCGCATAGAGCAGCGCGCGATTCCCTGGCAGGACAACGCGACGGTCGTGGTCGTGTGCCCGCGGTGGCCTGCGAACCAGGGCGAGGGAGCGGCCGCTGAGGTAGATTGA
- a CDS encoding SUMF1/EgtB/PvdO family nonheme iron enzyme, whose translation MKRTFVHVAFLAVLLAAGAAGFKAVPARQERTALEPGNTFSDTLTSGTAGPEMVVVPAGVFRMGCLSAEGCSEYELPVREVTIHRPFAVSKYVVTLEQFNRFAPGRAAAGYKFEGPGTSPASWVSWADARAYTEWLSQETGEKYRLLSEAEWEYVVRAGSTTPYPWGEAFGANHANCWACDDKFEFTAPVGQFAPNAWGLHDAVGNGWEWVEDCWNDNHEGAPSDGTARLEGDCSYHVIRGGSWRDGPTELRSAFRRPVEKRMFKGENFRVVRELAP comes from the coding sequence ATGAAGAGGACCTTCGTTCATGTCGCATTCTTGGCAGTTCTGCTGGCGGCGGGCGCCGCGGGCTTCAAGGCCGTGCCCGCGCGTCAGGAGCGCACTGCCCTGGAGCCTGGCAACACGTTCTCGGACACCCTGACGTCCGGTACTGCCGGACCGGAGATGGTCGTGGTTCCAGCCGGCGTGTTTCGCATGGGGTGCCTCTCGGCCGAAGGGTGCAGTGAGTACGAGCTTCCGGTCCGCGAGGTAACCATCCACCGGCCGTTCGCGGTTTCGAAGTACGTCGTCACGCTCGAACAGTTCAACCGCTTCGCGCCGGGTCGAGCTGCGGCCGGCTACAAGTTCGAGGGTCCAGGCACGAGCCCGGCGAGTTGGGTGTCCTGGGCCGATGCCCGCGCCTACACGGAGTGGCTGTCTCAGGAAACGGGTGAGAAGTACCGCCTACTGAGCGAGGCCGAATGGGAGTACGTTGTCCGGGCGGGCTCGACGACCCCATATCCGTGGGGCGAGGCGTTCGGCGCCAACCACGCGAACTGCTGGGCTTGTGACGACAAGTTCGAGTTCACCGCGCCGGTGGGCCAGTTCGCGCCGAACGCGTGGGGCCTCCACGACGCGGTTGGCAACGGTTGGGAGTGGGTCGAGGACTGCTGGAACGACAATCACGAAGGCGCTCCCTCCGATGGAACTGCCCGGCTGGAAGGCGATTGCTCGTATCACGTCATCCGCGGCGGGTCCTGGCGGGACGGCCCGACGGAACTTCGCTCCGCCTTCCGTCGCCCGGTGGAGAAGCGCATGTTCAAGGGCGAGAACTTCCGCGTCGTCCGCGAGCTGGCTCCCTGA
- the atpF gene encoding F0F1 ATP synthase subunit B, giving the protein MKRVSARPVAGALLAMVFAGTAAAFGADVGEATHFLGVPRWIFSWFNMLVFFGGLGYLIVPRVVAALENRRIQIRDSLMTARRQRADAEELREGLSGQLAALEAEVGEAVARAEREGEREAREIVALAERERERMMEQTRAEIRSRTARARVELAEHAARLATSLAAARLEREVDSAARRRILDRGLISLETRADETSSGADAR; this is encoded by the coding sequence ATGAAGCGGGTGAGCGCGAGGCCCGTCGCTGGGGCCCTGCTTGCGATGGTGTTCGCCGGCACCGCCGCGGCGTTCGGCGCCGACGTGGGCGAAGCGACTCACTTCCTGGGCGTGCCGCGGTGGATCTTCTCCTGGTTCAACATGCTCGTGTTCTTCGGCGGCCTCGGCTATCTGATCGTGCCGAGGGTCGTGGCGGCTCTCGAGAACCGCCGAATCCAGATTCGCGACAGCCTGATGACCGCCCGCCGCCAGCGGGCCGACGCCGAGGAGCTTCGCGAGGGTCTTTCCGGTCAACTGGCCGCTTTGGAAGCTGAAGTCGGAGAGGCGGTAGCCCGCGCGGAACGGGAAGGCGAACGGGAAGCGAGGGAGATCGTCGCCCTGGCCGAGCGCGAGCGCGAGCGGATGATGGAGCAGACCCGGGCCGAGATAAGGAGCCGCACGGCACGGGCCCGCGTCGAACTGGCGGAGCACGCCGCGCGACTCGCGACGTCGCTCGCCGCGGCGCGGCTGGAGCGCGAAGTCGACTCGGCGGCGCGCAGGCGGATTCTCGATCGCGGGCTGATCAGCCTGGAGACCCGCGCCGATGAGACCTCGTCTGGAGCCGACGCGCGATGA